CCTTGCAAAGGTCGACGCCATCATCGAGAGCACGAAAGCCGATGGTGTCGATGTGAAAGTGTTCCTCCTCGGGCTTCCCGGCGATGCAGCGACGCCGCAGAAGGACGCACCGAAAGCCGCAGTGAAAAAAGTCGATGCGGTCATAAGCGAGACAAAGCCGCCGGCAAAGACCGCCCCGAAAAAGGTCGACGCTGTCGTAAGCGAGCCGAAACTGCCGGTAAAAACCGAGGCCGATACGGCCACGACAGTCCCGAAAAAAGATGAAAGCGCCGCCGATGTGAAAGCCCCAAAAACGATAGGAACTGCGACGAATACGACAATACCGAGGGTCGATGAAACGACAGCCCCGGGGGATAAGACACTTCCCGCCGCGACGAATACGACCATAACAAAACCATCGGACACCGGAACGCAAAGCACGCCCACCGACACAAAAGGGGCTGACAATAAAGGACCGGCAACGAAGAAAGAAGCCCCTCCTGACGACACCAAGGGCGACGGGATGGGTGAAGCGGATAACAGCACACCGAAGGACGAAGGTGCGGCGAAGAAGGATGAACCGCCCGTAAAGGCCGAGCCGAAGAAGGAAGAACCCAAAAAGGAAACCCCTCCCCCGGCGACAGGGAAGAAACCGGCCGTGCGATCGCCGGATAATGCCGATTGGTAGAATAAAAAGTCTCCTCCACATCTCCTTGACGTCATATATATGCGATATATAATCGCGCACGAGTTCAATTCCTAAGGAGAGAGTTCATGGCAGCGAAAGGAAATCTTATCGTCGGTCAATCCGGCGGCCCGACGGCGGTCATCAATCAAAGTCTTGTCGGCGTGGTGCTCGGCGCAAAGCAGAGCAAGAACGTCGGTAAAATATACGGGGCACTGAACGGCGTCGACGGCATACTCGGCGAGCGATTCGTCGATCTCGGCCGTGAGACCGCGGCAAATCTCGCGCTCGTGGCCGGCACACCCTCATCGGCGCTCGGCAGCTGCCGACATAAACCGAAGCAGGACGAATGCGAACACGTGTTCGAAGTGTTCAAGAAACACAATATCCGGTATTATTTCTATATCGGCGGGAACGATTCCGCGGAAACTGCGGACATCATCAATAAGATAGCCCGCGATCGAAAATATGAATTGTGCGTGTATCATGTCCCGAAGACCATAGATAATGACCTGCGCGAGACCGATCACTGCCCCGGATATGCGAGCGCATCGAAATATGTGATACAGTCGTTCATGGGCAATGACCTGGATAATCTGTCGCTTCCCGGCATCAAGATCGATATCGTCATGGGGCGCAACGCCGGATGGCTCACGGCTTCGAGCGCACTCGCCCGCGATGCCAGGGACAAGAACTCAGGACCGCATCTCATCTATGTCCCGGAACGCCCGGTCACCATGGATGAGTTCACCGGGCAGATACTCTCGGTATACGAAAAGCTCGGCCGCTGCGTCGTTGCATGCTCGGAAGGCATCGTCGATAAGGCCACGGGAAAGCCGGTCGCGGACGCCCTCATCGACGAAGTGGATTCGCACGGGAACAAGCAGCTTTCCGGTTCCGGCGCCCTCGGCGATCACCTCGTGTCGAAAGTAAAGGCCGTCTATACCGGTCAGAAAAAGCTCCGCATACGCAGCGATACCTTAGGCTATGCACAGCGCTGCTTCGCGGGAATAGTATCGCCCATCGATGCGAAGGAGGCTCGCGGCGTCGGCATGAAAGCGGCAAAGCTTGCGACTTCCGGCAGCATCGACGGCTCAATATCGATCAAGCGGACGGGCGGCAAGAAGTACGCATCCGAATTCGTGCGCACGGAACTCAGCAAAGTTGCCAAGGTCACACGCCATATGCCCGATGATTTCCTCAGCGCGGCAGGCAATGATGTGACGCCGGCGTTCGTGAAATATCTTGCGCCGCTCGTGGGAACGCTCCCGGCGGTCGGCAAGCTCAAAAAGATACCGGTCAAGATATAAGGGCGATGGAAAGGGAGCGGCCACGCACATGAAAGTGATAATTCCCGCGGCGGGCATGGGCAGCCGTCTTCGCCCGCATACGATAACGAAGCCCAAGCCGCTTCTCCCGGTCGCGGGTGCCCGTATGATTGACCTTATCATGGCGGAGATACTCACGCTGCCGAATGTCGATGAGGTGATCTTCATCATCGGCCATCTCGGCGACATGATACGCGACTACATCGCAAGAACATATCCATCGTTGAAGACATCGTTCGTCATTCAGGCGGAATCCCAGGGACTCGGCCATGCCATATCGCTCACGCGCGATCATGTCCGCAAAGATGA
The Spirochaetota bacterium genome window above contains:
- a CDS encoding 6-phosphofructokinase — protein: MAAKGNLIVGQSGGPTAVINQSLVGVVLGAKQSKNVGKIYGALNGVDGILGERFVDLGRETAANLALVAGTPSSALGSCRHKPKQDECEHVFEVFKKHNIRYYFYIGGNDSAETADIINKIARDRKYELCVYHVPKTIDNDLRETDHCPGYASASKYVIQSFMGNDLDNLSLPGIKIDIVMGRNAGWLTASSALARDARDKNSGPHLIYVPERPVTMDEFTGQILSVYEKLGRCVVACSEGIVDKATGKPVADALIDEVDSHGNKQLSGSGALGDHLVSKVKAVYTGQKKLRIRSDTLGYAQRCFAGIVSPIDAKEARGVGMKAAKLATSGSIDGSISIKRTGGKKYASEFVRTELSKVAKVTRHMPDDFLSAAGNDVTPAFVKYLAPLVGTLPAVGKLKKIPVKI